In a genomic window of Flavobacterium sp. KACC 22761:
- a CDS encoding DUF1254 domain-containing protein encodes MLSSACTKKTTVNESENTTASDTAISNFKPANIQEQILYQRGIEAAIWGMPAVNFQLMADAFFKINGKDNQVVIWPKLLDWKNQTLTPNPDVIYLMPFFNTEKTGPVVLEIPPADGGVFNGSIMTYWQNSLEDVGPGGVDKGKGGKYLFLPPGYDRGKIPSGYIPLQSDTYRGYALLRSVLKSGSAEDVAAAVEYSKRIKVYPLSEASKNPATVFVDASEKVFDSAIPYDISFYESLNRIVQSEPWLERDRAQIDILKTVGIQRGKSFNPDARTKEILTASVKAAREWLNVNLEAMPPFYRDTHWVFPATKDFADNIKNNYDVAESYPVDNRGLVYMIIFFSAKHIGESQYYLIQIVDKQGNVLDGKSSYKLHVPANVPVKQYWSMTVYNRETHTFIKNAKRVGRSSQSPGLKTNSDGSVDLYFGPEAPESGESNWIPTDPKGKFEILARFYGPTPKLYDQSWKLNDVEKIK; translated from the coding sequence TTGTTAAGCTCAGCCTGCACCAAAAAGACCACAGTAAATGAGTCCGAGAACACAACTGCAAGTGACACTGCAATTTCCAATTTTAAGCCCGCAAATATTCAGGAACAGATTCTATATCAGCGCGGAATAGAAGCTGCTATTTGGGGCATGCCGGCAGTAAATTTTCAGCTGATGGCTGATGCTTTTTTTAAAATCAATGGAAAAGACAATCAGGTCGTAATCTGGCCAAAACTGTTGGACTGGAAAAATCAGACTTTGACTCCAAATCCGGACGTGATTTATTTAATGCCCTTTTTCAATACAGAAAAAACAGGACCAGTTGTGCTTGAAATTCCGCCTGCAGATGGTGGCGTATTTAATGGAAGCATTATGACCTATTGGCAGAATTCTCTTGAAGATGTTGGTCCCGGAGGAGTTGATAAAGGCAAGGGAGGGAAATACTTATTTCTTCCTCCAGGCTATGATAGGGGTAAAATCCCGTCGGGGTATATCCCATTACAGTCAGATACTTATAGAGGTTATGCGCTGTTGAGATCCGTTTTGAAGAGCGGCAGTGCTGAGGATGTAGCCGCTGCTGTTGAGTATTCCAAACGTATAAAGGTTTATCCGTTAAGTGAGGCTTCAAAAAATCCAGCGACTGTTTTTGTGGATGCCAGCGAAAAAGTCTTTGACTCAGCTATTCCATATGATATCAGTTTTTATGAATCCTTAAACAGAATTGTACAATCTGAGCCTTGGCTGGAAAGGGACAGGGCCCAGATTGATATTCTAAAAACGGTTGGCATACAACGAGGAAAATCTTTTAATCCTGATGCTAGAACTAAAGAGATTCTTACAGCATCAGTGAAGGCAGCGAGAGAATGGCTGAATGTCAATCTTGAGGCTATGCCTCCTTTTTATAGAGATACACACTGGGTTTTTCCTGCGACGAAAGATTTTGCTGATAATATTAAAAATAACTATGATGTTGCTGAATCCTATCCAGTAGACAACAGGGGCCTTGTATATATGATCATTTTTTTCAGTGCCAAGCATATTGGAGAATCCCAGTATTATCTGATACAGATTGTCGATAAGCAGGGAAATGTTTTAGATGGAAAAAGTTCTTATAAACTCCACGTGCCTGCCAATGTGCCGGTAAAACAATATTGGTCAATGACGGTTTACAATCGTGAAACCCATACTTTCATTAAAAATGCCAAGCGTGTAGGTCGCTCTTCACAGAGTCCCGGGCTTAAAACCAACAGCGACGGTTCTGTAGACCTTTATTTTGGCCCAGAAGCGCCTGAATCCGGCGAATCGAATTGGATTCCAACGGATCCTAAAGGAAAATTTGAAATTTTAGCACGTTTTTACGGTCCTACTCCGAAGCTGTATGATCAGAGCTGGAAATTAAATGACGTTGAAAAAATCAAATAA
- a CDS encoding DUF1254 domain-containing protein, translated as MKNKLILMIAILALASCNQNKGDKNGALSSEETNADTEGKFSDSLPPGPDVNVKITESYARLVARDAYFWAWPMENIYNRRLAFKQSPKVGLMNGVLPFAPLNSLAMLHDYIKPEQRWVACPNQDVVYGAAIAALDETPVVIQVPDFGERFWVYQVVDLRTDAFAQLGKMYGTKPGFYMLAGPQWKGKVPKGITKVFYSKTGTAFIVPRVFQDDTPSDKNAVQAIINSIDVYALDKFDGKMKQQDWSRLPSLGSPTKDGGSEETKWVFPDTFFDQLAVVLKDAPPLPGEEARYAQVLAVIEAAKKDPALKKAMIEEAHKADKELVDPLLQFRNWGIPLAGNWTTADNCAAFGTDYFTRTAIAKSNILVNAGKETKYFYQDLDSKGVRLNGSKQYTLTFAKGNLPPVDGFWSLTLYDEYHFFYPNAIKRYSVGTKNRDLKYNADGSLTLYVQHAEPQGDKKSNWLPSPADDFCLYFRCYGPKQSVIKNQWTPPSVVKI; from the coding sequence ATGAAGAATAAACTGATTTTGATGATTGCAATTCTTGCACTGGCATCCTGCAATCAGAATAAAGGCGATAAAAATGGAGCATTATCTTCTGAAGAAACTAATGCTGATACTGAAGGCAAATTTTCAGATTCACTGCCTCCTGGCCCAGATGTAAATGTGAAGATTACAGAATCTTATGCAAGACTGGTCGCAAGAGATGCCTATTTCTGGGCATGGCCGATGGAAAACATCTATAACCGCCGCCTTGCTTTCAAGCAGTCGCCTAAAGTCGGCCTTATGAATGGCGTACTGCCATTTGCGCCATTAAATTCTTTGGCAATGCTTCATGATTATATCAAGCCTGAGCAGCGCTGGGTAGCCTGTCCGAATCAGGATGTGGTTTATGGAGCGGCCATTGCCGCCCTTGATGAAACTCCGGTTGTAATTCAGGTTCCGGATTTCGGCGAGCGCTTCTGGGTATATCAGGTGGTGGATCTGCGCACAGATGCTTTTGCGCAGCTTGGGAAGATGTATGGCACGAAGCCTGGGTTTTACATGCTGGCGGGTCCCCAATGGAAAGGAAAGGTGCCTAAAGGAATCACTAAAGTATTCTATAGCAAGACAGGAACAGCCTTTATTGTACCTAGAGTTTTTCAGGATGATACGCCCTCAGATAAAAATGCAGTCCAGGCCATAATTAATTCTATTGATGTCTATGCGCTGGATAAATTTGACGGAAAAATGAAACAGCAGGACTGGAGCAGGCTTCCATCCTTAGGTTCGCCGACAAAAGATGGCGGATCTGAAGAAACGAAATGGGTCTTTCCGGATACCTTTTTCGACCAGCTTGCTGTGGTATTGAAAGACGCACCTCCATTACCCGGCGAGGAAGCTCGTTACGCACAGGTACTGGCTGTAATCGAAGCGGCAAAGAAAGATCCTGCATTGAAAAAAGCGATGATTGAGGAAGCCCATAAGGCAGACAAGGAACTGGTTGATCCATTGCTGCAATTCCGCAATTGGGGAATACCTCTTGCAGGGAACTGGACCACTGCCGATAACTGTGCTGCTTTCGGAACGGATTATTTCACACGTACAGCCATAGCAAAATCCAATATACTGGTAAATGCAGGAAAGGAAACAAAATATTTTTATCAGGATCTCGATTCAAAAGGAGTTAGACTGAATGGTTCTAAACAGTATACCCTGACATTTGCAAAAGGCAACCTCCCGCCTGTAGACGGCTTCTGGTCCCTCACGCTTTATGACGAGTATCACTTTTTCTATCCCAATGCCATAAAACGCTATTCGGTTGGAACCAAAAACAGGGATTTAAAGTATAATGCCGATGGCTCGCTTACCTTATACGTGCAGCATGCGGAGCCGCAAGGGGACAAAAAATCCAATTGGCTGCCAAGCCCTGCAGATGATTTCTGTTTATATTTCAGATGCTACGGCCCAAAGCAGTCCGTTATTAAAAATCAATGGACGCCTCCGTCTGTAGTAAAAATTTAA